From a single Triplophysa rosa linkage group LG1, Trosa_1v2, whole genome shotgun sequence genomic region:
- the tspan18a gene encoding tetraspanin-18a isoform X1, whose amino-acid sequence MGQGEASARSTRMEGDCLSCIKYLMFIFNFFIFLGGAFLLGVGIWVLVDPTGFREIVAANPLLFTGVYAILVMGGMLFLLGFLGCCGAIRENKCLLLFFFMLILIIFLAELAVAILAFIFREHLTRDYFTKELKTHYQGSNSSDVFTSTWNAIMTTFDCCGVNSAEDFDDHSLFRRLNPSRLVPEVCCQRNDLMMSREECVKGIMPIRTKGCYSAVVDYFETYIYVAGALAIVVLTIELFAMVFAMCLFRGIQ is encoded by the exons ATG GGGCAGGGAGAAGCTTCAGCAAGAAGCACAAGGATGGAGGGAGACTGTCTCAGTTGCATCAAGTACCTCATGTTCATCTTCAACTTCTTCATCTTT CTCGGAGGTGCATTCCTTCTAGGGGTGGGAATCTGGGTGCTGGTGGATCCGACAGGTTTCCGGGAGATTGTGGCAGCCAACCCTTTACTGTTTACTGGAGTCTATGCAATTTTGGTCATGGGTGGGATGTTGTTCCTCTTGGGATTCTTGGGCTGCTGTGGTGCCATACGGGAAAATAAATGTCTTCTACTGTTT TTCTTTATGCTCATACTCATCATATTCCTGGCAGAGCTCGCCGTAGCCATTCTGGCCTTCATATTCCGAGAGCAT CTCACCAGGGATTACTTTACCAAGGAGCTGAAAACACATTACCAAGGCAGCAACAGCAGCGATGTCTTCACCTCCACGTGGAATGCCATCATGACCACA TTTGATTGTTGTGGGGTAAATAGTGCTGAAGACTTCGATGATCACAGTCTCTTCAGACGCCTGAACCCCAGCAGACTGGTGCCGGAGGTCTGTTGCCAGAGGAACGATCTGATGATGAGCAGGGAGGAGTGTGTCAAGGGAATTATGCCAATCCGTACCAAG GGCTGTTATTCGGCAGTGGTGGATTATTTTGAGACATACATCTATGTGGCTGGAGCTCTTGCTATTGTGGTGCTGACTATTGAA
- the tspan18a gene encoding tetraspanin-18a isoform X2: MEGDCLSCIKYLMFIFNFFIFLGGAFLLGVGIWVLVDPTGFREIVAANPLLFTGVYAILVMGGMLFLLGFLGCCGAIRENKCLLLFFFMLILIIFLAELAVAILAFIFREHLTRDYFTKELKTHYQGSNSSDVFTSTWNAIMTTFDCCGVNSAEDFDDHSLFRRLNPSRLVPEVCCQRNDLMMSREECVKGIMPIRTKGCYSAVVDYFETYIYVAGALAIVVLTIELFAMVFAMCLFRGIQ; encoded by the exons ATGGAGGGAGACTGTCTCAGTTGCATCAAGTACCTCATGTTCATCTTCAACTTCTTCATCTTT CTCGGAGGTGCATTCCTTCTAGGGGTGGGAATCTGGGTGCTGGTGGATCCGACAGGTTTCCGGGAGATTGTGGCAGCCAACCCTTTACTGTTTACTGGAGTCTATGCAATTTTGGTCATGGGTGGGATGTTGTTCCTCTTGGGATTCTTGGGCTGCTGTGGTGCCATACGGGAAAATAAATGTCTTCTACTGTTT TTCTTTATGCTCATACTCATCATATTCCTGGCAGAGCTCGCCGTAGCCATTCTGGCCTTCATATTCCGAGAGCAT CTCACCAGGGATTACTTTACCAAGGAGCTGAAAACACATTACCAAGGCAGCAACAGCAGCGATGTCTTCACCTCCACGTGGAATGCCATCATGACCACA TTTGATTGTTGTGGGGTAAATAGTGCTGAAGACTTCGATGATCACAGTCTCTTCAGACGCCTGAACCCCAGCAGACTGGTGCCGGAGGTCTGTTGCCAGAGGAACGATCTGATGATGAGCAGGGAGGAGTGTGTCAAGGGAATTATGCCAATCCGTACCAAG GGCTGTTATTCGGCAGTGGTGGATTATTTTGAGACATACATCTATGTGGCTGGAGCTCTTGCTATTGTGGTGCTGACTATTGAA